Proteins from one Leptospira perdikensis genomic window:
- a CDS encoding penicillin-binding protein activator LpoB, which translates to MNIFLKKIGRSGLGSQVLVIRGKGEPLGGGSSSPPSNRAGITIPSHSFLPNSRTPTKLSSMRILFLFLFLSYVFVSCSSVSYQKIDKAKATKQWGVLEVKETARSMSHSLSTYYKTDLKTGYLEWKAIQNSTSEHIDTKLISNEILNQLTKEKVPFVDTSIREEASAEMAFGKTGMVSSESRLAVGKFKSPSHKIKGEINEVVNYESGSRIQYITVTLFLVSLETNQIVWSEQTNFLKTSRVEGYGL; encoded by the coding sequence ATGAACATTTTTCTAAAAAAAATTGGAAGATCCGGATTGGGATCGCAAGTTTTGGTCATCCGTGGTAAAGGAGAACCATTGGGTGGCGGGTCTAGTTCCCCACCCTCTAATCGGGCGGGGATCACCATACCCTCACATTCTTTCTTGCCAAACTCCCGAACTCCCACCAAACTCTCCTCAATGCGTATTTTATTCCTCTTCCTTTTTTTATCGTATGTATTTGTTAGTTGTTCTTCTGTTTCCTATCAAAAAATAGATAAGGCCAAGGCCACCAAACAATGGGGAGTTTTGGAAGTCAAAGAAACGGCTCGAAGTATGAGCCACTCCTTATCCACATATTATAAGACGGATTTGAAAACTGGGTATTTAGAATGGAAAGCAATCCAAAATTCTACGTCAGAACATATTGATACCAAACTCATCAGTAATGAAATTTTAAACCAACTCACAAAAGAGAAGGTTCCTTTTGTGGATACCTCTATCAGGGAAGAAGCCAGTGCAGAGATGGCATTTGGAAAAACGGGAATGGTTTCGTCTGAATCGCGTTTGGCGGTTGGTAAGTTTAAATCACCTTCGCATAAAATCAAAGGTGAGATCAATGAAGTTGTAAATTATGAATCCGGATCTCGGATCCAATACATCACGGTGACACTTTTTCTTGTGAGTTTGGAAACTAATCAAATTGTTTGGTCGGAACAAACCAATTTTTTAAAAACTAGTCGAGTGGAAGGTTATGGCCTTTGA